The genomic stretch TCCCGCTAGGAAGATTGCTATTCGGGCAGGTTTGGAAACTTATTGGATCTATGCCCACGAGTTTATGGGGGTTGAGAATATGAATATCCACCAAAACATTCCCGCGGCATTAGAGCGGCCTCATTGGTTGGCTGGTGTAGCTTTGGATGGTGCAAATACTGTCTATTCTTGGGTTGCCTTGGATCGGTACGTCAGATAATGCGCTTGCTCGGCTTTGCTCTATTCGCATACCTAGTTCAATTTCTTGCGGCATTTAGTGTTCAGGCTGCCTTGCCTCCCGATGTGGAGGCGTCCATGAAGCGCTTCATTCAAAAAAGCCCTAGTGTGAATGGTCTGCGTGTTGAGGTGCAACTGGTGGAGCCAAATCAGGTGATTCCGGCCTGCTTAGGGGGTTCTATTGAGATATTGACCCCTCCCGGTGTGCGGCTCTGGGGTAGAAGTACTTTGCAATTGCGCTGTGCCAAGGCCTCTTGGATGGTCAATGTGCCTGTCAATATCCACGCTTATGGGGATTATGTAGTGGCTAGCCGCTACCTTGCTTTTGGGCAAAAAATCGAAAATGGCGATATTCGGGTGATTGAGGGGGATTTAACTACCTTGCCCGATGATGTCTTGAGGACCCCTCGAGCTGCCTACGAAAAGGTATTGAGTCGCTCGCTACAAATGGGGTCACCAATTGGGCTAAACGATTTAAAGGAATCATCCGTAATAAAGGTAGGAGATCCTGTTTTGATCCAATTAGTGGGTAAGGGATTTCAGGTATCGGGAGAAGGAACTGCCCAAACCGCCGGAATGATAGGTGATATGGTGCGTGTGCGCCTGATGGACGGTCAGGTCTTGCAAGGCAAGGTTTTAAGGCCGGGCGTGATCGGGGTTAATGTAGAGTGAGCGTTGCTTCACTTTATGCGGTAAAGTTGTGAAACAAGGCAGTTTTTTAGTGGTAATTAGCAGTAAAATTTCGCTGTAACGCAGTACTTAGGAGAATGAGATGAAGATTAATGAGAATGCACCACTGATTCCACCAAATTCAGGAGTGGCTAAACCCACACCAGGCTCAAACTCGGCTGCTGTAAATAACACTGCTGCTAAAGCCAATGCTGATGTAGTTTCTGGTCCAGCTGTTAATTTAGATATCAGCCTGACTGCAAAGTTGGCTGAAGTTCAAAATGATTCCAAGGCAAGTAAAGCAAGCGACGAAGCTTTGATTGAAAAGTTGCGCGCTAAAGTTGCTGCTGGTGAATTTGAGATTGATTACAAGAAAATCTCTCAAGCGATGCTCAAAGATGTCGTTGCAGCAATTGGTCAAAAGCCCAATCGCGCATAACTGACTTCTAGCTAGTTTTCGTAACACCCCCAAAAAACCATGTCCGTTACAGCCCCATCAATGTCATTTGATGGGCTGCATTCTTTTCTTCAGAAAATTGATACCGCTGTAAGAGATCTGCGCACCGCCTTAGAGGCAAACGATATGGATCGACTGCCCAATGCTCTTGAATTGACTAATGCAGCCTTAGAGTCCATTAATGGCTATCCTGGTGGAGTAGAAAAACTTCGTGGGGATATCAATGAGTTCCCTGAGGGGCAAAAAGAGCGTTTATTAAGCTTACTCAATGAAACCTCTACCAATCATCAAATTAATGGCGATTTAATACGCCTCGCAATGCAGCGTAGTGCGGCAATGCAATCTTTTATTGCTCAACAAGCCCCGGGTGCCACCTATGGCAGCGATGGCGGTGTTCCTGGATCTGTGGGTGGAGTTCTGTCCCGCAAGGTTTAAGCTTTTCTGCTCCCATTTAGCCCCTCTGGGGGAATATCAGGACTACAGATATTTGTATAATTGAAGCTTACCCAAGCTTCAAGTTTGAGTCAGCTTTTCTCTTTTTTAAATTGAAGAATGCACTCATGGCGGGAACGGGCAATTACAAATTCCAGCGATGCCATTCAACATTTACCAACCCGATGCCGGTCAGATTGATCCTAAATATAATTTGGACAGTCGATTTTTGTATAAAAATCTCGAGAAATTTTTCTCTCCGGGACCGGTTTCTGCGATCTTCAATACCAAGTCATCACAATTGCTGCCTGTCAGTGTAGATAGCCTAGAAGCCAAGACGGGTTTCAAATTCAAGGTAGAGGAAGCGCCCAAAAATGGGGTGCATTCCTTCCTGATGGATCCATGCATTTTTGTTGCTGGCTTGGATGTTGGTAAGTTGCAATTTTCAATGCAAGGATTGCGATTCTTAGATAGCGGGTTGCTAGCATGTGACATTCCCAGGGAAGTAGCTCTGATTCAGCGTCGAGAAGATTTTAGGGTTCCGGCCCCACCTGATAGGGCATTTAAGGCCTTAATTTATTTCAGTGTTGGCAAGGAAATGATTGCCGATATTGTGGATATTTCCGATAAGGGTATTCAATTTGATATTCGTCTTGGGGCTACGGAACTAGAGGTCGGAAAAGTTTGGAGTGGCTGCACCTTGGAGAGATTGCAAGCTCGCACTGCTAAGTTCGATCTCATTATTCGGAGCATTAGACCAAGCCTTCTGGAGGAGTCACGAGTCCGAGTGGGTTGTGAGCTTTACGAGCCAACCCGCTTAAATGAAAATGAATTTGTGAGCACCAGGACGGCCATTCAGAGCTCTAGGGTAAACAGGCGCATTAATTACTGGTATCAGGAAGCTTCCTGGTGCTAATGTTGATGCCCCAATGTGGCGCAAGAAGAATTCATCGATAATTACTTATTCAATAAAATTAATGCCTTACTAGGAGTTAGAAATCATGGGTTACGGAGCAATTGAACTAGGTCAATTGAATATGCAAAAAGGCAAGTTTGATGT from Polynucleobacter sp. AP-Jannik-300A-C4 encodes the following:
- the flgA gene encoding flagellar basal body P-ring formation chaperone FlgA; this translates as MRLLGFALFAYLVQFLAAFSVQAALPPDVEASMKRFIQKSPSVNGLRVEVQLVEPNQVIPACLGGSIEILTPPGVRLWGRSTLQLRCAKASWMVNVPVNIHAYGDYVVASRYLAFGQKIENGDIRVIEGDLTTLPDDVLRTPRAAYEKVLSRSLQMGSPIGLNDLKESSVIKVGDPVLIQLVGKGFQVSGEGTAQTAGMIGDMVRVRLMDGQVLQGKVLRPGVIGVNVE
- the flgM gene encoding flagellar biosynthesis anti-sigma factor FlgM; this translates as MKINENAPLIPPNSGVAKPTPGSNSAAVNNTAAKANADVVSGPAVNLDISLTAKLAEVQNDSKASKASDEALIEKLRAKVAAGEFEIDYKKISQAMLKDVVAAIGQKPNRA